The proteins below come from a single Nocardioides eburneiflavus genomic window:
- a CDS encoding phosphatidate cytidylyltransferase codes for MTTPEPPAAPAPEPGATSPAPKDHGRAGRDLRAAVTSAVLLVAAILLSLLFWKPAFMGIVAIAVVVAVWELHKGLSAKGIDIPEQPLMLGGVVMVVVAYVWGAPALVTATAVTALVIMLWLLRRGVDGYVKNATASVFTLVYVPFLASFVALLLGEGGKAPALGLDLDDPGMRGVVTFIAITVASDTGGYVAGVLFGKHPMARVISPKKSWEGFVGSMVGTIAVGVWLVTAFLGGDWWVGVLLGVIAAVMATLGDLCESVIKRDLGIKDMSQVIPGHGGLMDRLDSLLATVAPIWLVLYYLVF; via the coding sequence ATGACCACACCCGAACCCCCGGCGGCGCCGGCTCCCGAGCCCGGAGCGACGAGCCCGGCGCCCAAGGACCACGGTCGCGCGGGGCGCGACCTGCGTGCCGCCGTCACCTCGGCGGTGCTCCTGGTCGCGGCGATCCTGCTGTCGCTGCTGTTCTGGAAGCCCGCCTTCATGGGCATCGTGGCGATCGCCGTGGTGGTCGCCGTCTGGGAGCTGCACAAGGGCCTGTCCGCCAAGGGCATCGACATCCCCGAGCAGCCGCTGATGCTGGGCGGCGTCGTGATGGTGGTCGTCGCCTACGTCTGGGGCGCGCCCGCGCTCGTGACCGCCACCGCCGTCACTGCGCTCGTGATCATGCTGTGGCTGCTGCGACGCGGCGTCGACGGCTACGTCAAGAACGCGACCGCCTCCGTCTTCACCCTCGTCTACGTCCCGTTCCTCGCCTCCTTCGTCGCGCTGCTGCTCGGCGAGGGCGGGAAGGCCCCGGCCCTCGGGCTCGACCTCGACGACCCGGGCATGCGGGGCGTGGTCACCTTCATCGCGATCACCGTCGCCTCCGACACCGGTGGCTACGTCGCGGGCGTCCTCTTCGGCAAGCACCCGATGGCCCGGGTGATCTCGCCGAAGAAGTCGTGGGAAGGGTTCGTCGGCTCGATGGTCGGCACCATCGCCGTGGGCGTCTGGCTGGTGACGGCGTTCCTGGGCGGCGACTGGTGGGTCGGGGTCCTGCTCGGCGTGATCGCCGCGGTCATGGCCACGCTGGGCGACCTGTGCGAGTCGGTGATCAAGCGCGACCTCGGCATCAAGGACATGAGCCAGGTCATCCCGGGCCACGGCGGACTGATGGACCGCCTCGACTCGCTGCTGGCGACGGTCGCGCCGATCTGGCTGGTCCTCTACTACCTGGTCTTCTGA
- the frr gene encoding ribosome recycling factor → MNDVMNDADAKMGKSVEATREEFAAIRAGRANPAMFAKITADYYGTQTPLQQLASFTSQDARTILIQPFDVGAMSAIERAIRDSDLGVNPANDGRVLRCVFPELTEERRKEFIKLAKAKAEDGRVSVRNVRRTAKQALEKLEKDGEVGKDDVTGAEKRLDAVTKTHTDKIDELLKHKEAELLEV, encoded by the coding sequence ATCAACGACGTCATGAACGATGCCGACGCCAAGATGGGCAAGTCCGTCGAGGCGACCCGCGAGGAGTTCGCCGCGATCCGCGCCGGTCGTGCCAACCCGGCGATGTTCGCCAAGATCACGGCCGACTACTACGGCACCCAGACGCCCCTGCAGCAGCTGGCCAGCTTCACCTCGCAGGACGCCCGCACGATCCTGATCCAGCCGTTCGACGTCGGGGCGATGTCCGCGATCGAGCGAGCCATCCGCGACTCCGACCTCGGCGTGAATCCCGCCAACGACGGCAGGGTGCTGCGCTGCGTCTTCCCTGAGCTGACCGAGGAGCGCCGCAAGGAGTTCATCAAGCTGGCCAAGGCGAAGGCCGAGGACGGGCGCGTGTCCGTGCGCAACGTGCGCCGCACCGCCAAGCAGGCCCTCGAGAAGCTCGAGAAGGACGGCGAGGTCGGCAAGGACGACGTCACGGGCGCGGAGAAGCGCCTCGACGCCGTCACCAAGACCCACACCGACAAGATCGACGAGCTGCTCAAGCACAAGGAAGCCGAGCTGCTCGAGGTCTGA
- the pyrH gene encoding UMP kinase gives MTHPALEGKHVAYKRVLLKLSGEVFGGGEVGLDLDVINAVAAEVAEVAKSGVQIAIVVGGGNFFRGAELQQRGMERARADYMGMLGTVMNCLALQDLIEKHGVETRVQTAITMGQVAEPYIPRRAIRHMEKGRVVIFGAGAGMPFFSTDTVAAQRALETRCEVILMGKQGVDGVYDSDPKQNPDAVKFDELTYDEYLARDLKVADATGIAMARDNKMAMVFFNLSTPGTIVRAVRGEKIGTLVSSSV, from the coding sequence ATGACCCACCCGGCGCTCGAAGGGAAGCACGTGGCGTACAAACGAGTCCTCCTCAAACTCTCCGGTGAAGTGTTCGGCGGAGGCGAGGTGGGGTTGGACCTCGACGTCATCAACGCCGTCGCGGCCGAGGTGGCGGAGGTCGCCAAGTCGGGCGTGCAGATCGCGATCGTCGTGGGTGGAGGCAACTTCTTCCGTGGCGCCGAGCTCCAGCAGCGCGGCATGGAGCGTGCCCGCGCCGACTACATGGGCATGCTCGGCACCGTGATGAACTGCCTGGCGTTGCAGGACCTGATCGAGAAGCACGGCGTCGAGACCCGCGTGCAGACCGCCATCACGATGGGCCAGGTCGCCGAGCCCTACATCCCGCGCCGTGCGATCCGGCACATGGAGAAGGGCCGCGTCGTGATCTTCGGCGCCGGCGCCGGCATGCCGTTCTTCTCCACCGACACCGTCGCCGCCCAGCGCGCTCTCGAGACCCGCTGCGAGGTGATCCTGATGGGCAAGCAGGGCGTCGACGGCGTCTACGACTCCGACCCCAAGCAGAACCCCGACGCGGTGAAGTTCGACGAGCTCACCTACGACGAGTACCTCGCCCGCGACCTCAAGGTCGCCGACGCCACGGGCATCGCGATGGCGCGCGACAACAAGATGGCCATGGTCTTCTTCAACCTCTCCACGCCAGGCACCATCGTGCGCGCGGTGCGGGGTGAGAAGATTGGCACGCTGGTCAGCAGCTCGGTCTGA
- the tsf gene encoding translation elongation factor Ts codes for MANFTAADVKKLRELTQAGMMDCKKALTETDGDFDKAVELLRVKGAAKAAARGAEREAVAGLVATAGNALVELKSETDFVAKNEDFIAKAQQIAEVANDVKATDTEALKAAELDGKTVGEVVQDLAITIGEKIELGEVAYFEGTTVTYMHKRAADLPPAVGVLVEFEGDEAAARGAAMQIAAMKAQYLTRDEVPADVVESERSIAEQKTREEGKPEQAIAKIVEGRLGGFFKEIVLLEQESVTESKKSVKAVLDEAGTTVTRFARFEVGA; via the coding sequence ATGGCCAACTTCACCGCTGCCGACGTCAAGAAGCTCCGTGAGCTGACCCAGGCCGGGATGATGGACTGCAAGAAGGCGCTGACGGAGACGGACGGTGACTTCGACAAGGCCGTCGAGCTGCTGCGCGTCAAGGGTGCCGCCAAGGCTGCCGCCCGCGGCGCCGAGCGCGAGGCCGTCGCCGGCCTCGTCGCCACCGCCGGCAACGCGCTGGTCGAGCTCAAGAGCGAGACCGACTTCGTCGCCAAGAACGAGGACTTCATCGCCAAGGCGCAGCAGATCGCCGAGGTCGCCAACGACGTCAAGGCCACCGACACCGAGGCCCTCAAGGCCGCGGAGCTCGACGGCAAGACCGTGGGCGAGGTGGTCCAGGACCTGGCCATCACCATCGGCGAGAAGATCGAGCTGGGCGAGGTCGCCTACTTCGAGGGCACCACCGTCACCTACATGCACAAGCGTGCCGCCGACCTGCCCCCCGCCGTGGGCGTGCTGGTCGAGTTCGAGGGTGACGAGGCCGCCGCGCGCGGCGCCGCGATGCAGATCGCGGCGATGAAGGCCCAGTACCTCACCCGCGACGAGGTCCCGGCCGACGTCGTGGAGTCCGAGCGCTCGATCGCCGAGCAGAAGACCCGCGAGGAGGGCAAGCCCGAGCAGGCGATCGCCAAGATCGTCGAGGGTCGCCTCGGTGGCTTCTTCAAGGAGATCGTGCTGCTCGAGCAGGAGTCGGTCACCGAGTCCAAGAAGTCGGTCAAGGCCGTCCTGGACGAGGCCGGCACCACCGTGACGCGGTTCGCCCGCTTCGAGGTCGGCGCCTGA
- the rpsB gene encoding 30S ribosomal protein S2 produces the protein MAVVTMRQLLESGVHFGHQTRRWNPKMKRFIMTERNGIYIIDLQQSLAYIDRSYAFVKETVAKGGVVMFVGTKKQAQEAIAEQATRVGMPYVNQRWLGGMLTNFQTVHQRINRLKELDDVDFDTVAGSGRTKKELLQMKREHAKLEKTLGGIREMSKVPSAVWIVDTNKEHLAVEEARKLRIPIIGILDSNCDPDLVDFPIPGNDDAIRAVGLLTRVVADAVAEGLVARSGSKATDGDESVGAEEPLAEWERELLQGDAEKTAAAATGDAVAETPASEATGAAAEAPQAEAAAEAATDAPAEAPAAETAAAEAPAEAAAEEPAAEATAVEAEADKKD, from the coding sequence ATGGCAGTCGTCACCATGCGCCAGCTGCTCGAGAGCGGCGTCCACTTCGGTCACCAGACCCGTCGCTGGAACCCCAAGATGAAGCGCTTCATCATGACCGAGCGCAACGGCATCTACATCATCGACCTGCAGCAGTCGCTCGCCTACATCGACCGCTCGTACGCCTTCGTCAAGGAGACGGTCGCCAAGGGCGGCGTCGTCATGTTCGTCGGCACCAAGAAGCAGGCCCAGGAGGCCATCGCCGAGCAGGCGACGCGCGTCGGCATGCCCTACGTCAACCAGCGTTGGCTCGGCGGCATGCTCACCAACTTCCAGACGGTGCACCAGCGGATCAACCGCCTCAAGGAGCTCGACGACGTCGACTTCGACACCGTCGCCGGCTCGGGTCGCACCAAGAAGGAGCTCCTGCAGATGAAGCGGGAGCACGCCAAGCTCGAGAAGACCCTCGGCGGCATCCGCGAGATGTCCAAGGTCCCCTCCGCGGTGTGGATCGTCGACACCAACAAGGAGCACCTGGCCGTCGAGGAGGCGCGCAAGCTGCGGATCCCGATCATCGGCATCCTCGACTCCAACTGCGACCCCGACCTCGTCGACTTCCCGATCCCGGGCAACGACGACGCCATCCGCGCGGTCGGCCTGCTGACCCGCGTGGTCGCTGACGCCGTCGCCGAGGGCCTCGTGGCCCGATCGGGTTCGAAGGCCACCGACGGTGACGAGTCCGTCGGCGCCGAGGAGCCGCTCGCCGAGTGGGAGCGCGAGCTCCTCCAGGGCGACGCCGAGAAGACGGCTGCGGCCGCCACCGGTGACGCTGTCGCCGAGACCCCGGCCTCCGAGGCCACTGGTGCCGCTGCCGAGGCCCCGCAGGCCGAGGCCGCCGCCGAGGCTGCGACCGACGCTCCTGCCGAGGCCCCTGCCGCCGAGACCGCTGCTGCCGAGGCGCCCGCCGAGGCTGCTGCCGAGGAGCCGGCCGCCGAGGCGACCGCCGTCGAGGCCGAGGCCGACAAGAAGGACTGA
- a CDS encoding M23 family metallopeptidase, with amino-acid sequence MRALLSVALTVLVLLGSSPATSASEDQGGMWPLDPEPEVVRGFEPPPHPYAPGHRGADLAGSPGQAVRAALAGTVGFAGSIGGKPVVTVVHGSRRTTYEPVAASVERGQSVMAGDVLGRLVVTDSHCFPAACLHWGLIAGRGADEAYLDPLTLVGGGPVRLLPLWRDEPVTPRLPWAPPLEAWRRPVDSLV; translated from the coding sequence ATGCGCGCCCTCCTGTCCGTCGCCCTCACGGTCCTGGTGCTGCTCGGCTCCTCCCCTGCCACGTCGGCGTCGGAGGACCAGGGTGGGATGTGGCCGCTCGACCCCGAGCCCGAGGTGGTGCGGGGATTCGAACCGCCCCCGCACCCGTACGCCCCCGGGCACCGCGGCGCCGACCTCGCCGGCTCGCCGGGGCAGGCGGTGCGGGCCGCGCTCGCCGGGACCGTCGGCTTCGCGGGGTCGATCGGGGGCAAGCCCGTGGTCACCGTGGTGCACGGGAGCCGGCGTACGACCTACGAGCCCGTCGCCGCCTCCGTCGAGCGCGGCCAGAGCGTGATGGCCGGCGACGTCCTCGGGCGGCTCGTCGTCACCGACAGCCACTGCTTCCCCGCGGCGTGCCTGCACTGGGGCCTGATCGCGGGTCGCGGCGCGGACGAGGCGTACCTCGACCCGCTCACCCTCGTCGGCGGCGGGCCCGTACGGCTCCTGCCGCTGTGGCGCGACGAGCCCGTCACCCCGCGTCTCCCCTGGGCTCCGCCGCTCGAGGCGTGGAGGCGCCCGGTGGACTCCCTGGTCTGA
- a CDS encoding tyrosine recombinase XerC, which yields MSDSTDEVDGLPEQLVRLLGDYERHLVSERDLAPHTVRAYLGDIAGLLDHCVRLGIDDVADLDLRALRSWLAKLQTTGRSRTTIARRATAARVFTAWLHRTGRVPTDTGAALGSPKKHKTLPPVLRADEAEALIRSAAARADDGTAVGLRDVAMLELLYATGVRVGELVGLDIDDVDGERRVVRVFGKGRKERSVPYGVPAGRAVDRWLAGGRPSLRVEGSGPALFLGVRGRRIDQRAVRDLVHRRIADVPGAPDIGPHGLRHTAATHLLEGGADLRSVQELLGHASLATTQLYTHVTTDRLRRAYQQAHPRA from the coding sequence GTGAGCGACAGCACGGACGAGGTCGACGGCCTGCCCGAGCAGCTGGTCCGGCTGCTCGGCGACTACGAGCGCCACCTCGTGTCCGAGCGCGACCTCGCCCCGCACACGGTCCGCGCCTACCTCGGCGACATCGCCGGGCTGCTCGACCACTGCGTACGCCTGGGCATCGACGACGTCGCCGACCTCGACCTGCGCGCCCTCCGCAGCTGGCTGGCCAAGCTGCAGACCACCGGTCGCAGCCGGACGACGATCGCGCGCCGCGCCACGGCCGCGCGGGTCTTCACCGCGTGGCTCCACCGCACCGGTCGCGTCCCGACGGACACCGGCGCGGCGCTGGGCTCGCCCAAGAAGCACAAGACCCTCCCGCCCGTCCTGCGCGCCGACGAGGCCGAGGCGCTGATCCGGTCGGCGGCGGCCCGGGCCGACGACGGCACGGCTGTCGGCCTGCGCGACGTCGCGATGCTCGAGCTCCTCTACGCGACGGGCGTCCGGGTCGGTGAGCTGGTCGGCCTCGACATCGACGACGTCGACGGCGAGCGCCGTGTCGTGCGCGTCTTCGGCAAGGGCCGCAAGGAGCGTTCGGTGCCCTACGGCGTCCCGGCCGGCCGCGCGGTCGACCGCTGGTTGGCCGGCGGACGTCCGTCCCTGCGCGTGGAGGGATCCGGGCCGGCGCTCTTCCTCGGCGTCCGCGGTCGGCGCATCGACCAGCGTGCCGTCCGCGACCTGGTGCACCGCCGGATCGCCGACGTCCCCGGGGCGCCCGACATCGGGCCGCACGGCCTGCGCCACACGGCGGCAACCCACCTGCTCGAGGGCGGGGCCGACCTCCGGTCGGTGCAGGAGCTGCTCGGGCACGCCTCGCTCGCCACGACCCAGCTCTACACGCACGTGACGACCGACCGCTTGCGACGGGCCTACCAGCAGGCCCACCCGCGGGCCTGA
- the dprA gene encoding DNA-processing protein DprA: MSGLRSTGSPTEADRLARVVLSVGVEPGDITTSRLVRALGPQRALGEQLVPKPGSGLAERLGEVDPARELERAEQRGIRFVVPGDAEWPPGLDDLDQVDQLDHRSGASEDGREGEPVTFGGTPPGIWVRGPMPLTELARSVAVVGSRAASVYGVETARAISGHLALSGVPVVSGGALGIDFVAHDAALRAGGATVAVLACGVDRIYPEQNRPLLAHLADQYAVVSEQPPGSGPTQLRFLARNRLIAALTRGTVLVEAALRSGALNTVGWAEQMSRAVMGVPGPVTSYSSAGVHQCLRRGGATLVTHGSEVLEVVGESGEHLVEVPRGPERPRDRLSAVERRVLEQVPPAAPLAVDAIASLSLLHARDTMGALSRLEAKGFVRRIDGGWRLAGAG; encoded by the coding sequence ATGAGCGGGTTGCGGAGCACCGGCAGCCCGACCGAGGCCGACCGGCTCGCCCGGGTCGTGTTGAGCGTCGGGGTCGAGCCAGGCGACATCACCACCTCGCGGCTGGTCCGCGCCCTCGGCCCGCAGCGGGCGCTGGGCGAGCAGCTGGTGCCCAAGCCCGGCAGCGGCCTCGCGGAGAGGTTGGGCGAGGTCGACCCGGCGCGTGAGCTCGAGCGGGCCGAGCAACGAGGCATCCGCTTCGTGGTGCCCGGCGACGCCGAGTGGCCGCCCGGGCTCGACGACCTCGACCAGGTCGACCAGCTCGACCACCGGTCCGGGGCTTCGGAGGACGGCCGCGAGGGCGAGCCCGTCACCTTCGGTGGCACCCCGCCCGGCATCTGGGTGCGCGGCCCGATGCCACTGACCGAGCTGGCCCGCTCGGTCGCGGTGGTCGGCTCCAGGGCGGCCTCGGTCTACGGCGTCGAGACCGCACGCGCGATCTCAGGCCACCTCGCCCTGTCCGGTGTGCCCGTGGTGTCGGGCGGCGCACTCGGCATCGACTTCGTCGCCCACGACGCAGCACTCCGTGCCGGCGGCGCCACAGTGGCGGTGCTCGCCTGCGGCGTGGACCGGATCTACCCGGAGCAGAACCGCCCGCTCCTGGCCCACCTGGCAGACCAGTACGCCGTGGTGTCCGAGCAACCGCCCGGGTCCGGACCGACGCAGCTGCGCTTCCTGGCCCGCAATCGCCTGATCGCGGCGCTCACGCGCGGCACGGTGCTCGTGGAGGCAGCCCTGCGCAGCGGCGCCCTCAACACCGTGGGGTGGGCCGAACAGATGAGCCGCGCCGTGATGGGCGTGCCGGGCCCGGTCACGAGCTACAGCTCGGCGGGCGTGCACCAGTGCCTGCGCCGCGGCGGCGCCACCCTCGTCACCCACGGCTCCGAGGTGCTCGAGGTCGTCGGTGAGTCGGGCGAGCACCTCGTCGAGGTGCCGCGCGGCCCCGAGCGGCCGCGTGACCGCCTGAGTGCCGTCGAGCGCCGGGTGCTCGAACAGGTGCCTCCCGCGGCGCCCCTGGCCGTGGACGCCATCGCGAGCCTGAGCCTGCTCCACGCCCGCGACACCATGGGCGCGCTCAGCCGGCTCGAGGCCAAGGGCTTCGTCCGACGGATCGACGGCGGCTGGCGACTCGCAGGTGCCGGATGA
- a CDS encoding YifB family Mg chelatase-like AAA ATPase: MAFATARSLALKGADGHVIDVQVDVSPGVVGTTLVGRVDKSLSEARDRVRMAINNDCGRWPATKRVTVLLSPADLPKGGTHYDLAIAVAVLAADTSCKDLTADLLEGWAFVGELSVSGGLRPVPGVLPMVIAAAAHGLTRVFVPEPQAVEASLVPGMTVFGVRSLAQVSAVLRGAEVPEASPVVAPSASPLATWRGEDRLAAVDLSDVDGLEDVRYAVEVAAAGGHPLMLVGPRGSGKTSVAERIPTILPDLTTEQSLEVTALHSVAGTLPDGSGLLRRPPWYAPHHSASGASVLGGGTGRVRPGQVSLAHHGVLFLDEFPHFRADVVEAMRQPMECGEVTIARGEESATYPARSLVVLAANSCPCGRYHGLSGGACECSPVQRQHYLRKLSGPIVDRVDIWMEVRPQARMPQVAYAPPSESSADVRARVTEARQRQARRFRDCDWMLNAAVPGPVIETRWPLTREGQALVDQELADGRLTRRGLTRVQRLAWTVADCAGVSRPGREEAALALALRSSDPARSLPARVVAVAAS, translated from the coding sequence ATGGCCTTCGCGACGGCCCGCTCCCTGGCCCTCAAGGGAGCCGACGGACACGTGATCGACGTGCAGGTCGATGTCTCGCCCGGAGTCGTCGGCACCACCTTGGTGGGCCGCGTCGACAAGAGTCTCTCCGAGGCCCGCGACCGGGTGCGGATGGCCATCAACAACGACTGCGGGCGCTGGCCGGCGACCAAGCGGGTCACGGTCCTGCTCTCGCCGGCCGACCTCCCCAAGGGCGGCACCCACTACGACCTGGCCATCGCCGTCGCCGTGCTGGCCGCGGACACGTCCTGCAAGGACCTGACCGCCGACCTGCTCGAGGGGTGGGCGTTCGTGGGGGAGCTCTCGGTCTCGGGCGGCCTGCGCCCGGTCCCGGGCGTGCTCCCGATGGTGATCGCGGCAGCCGCCCACGGGTTGACGCGCGTGTTCGTGCCGGAGCCGCAGGCGGTCGAGGCGTCCCTGGTGCCGGGCATGACGGTCTTCGGCGTCAGGTCACTGGCACAGGTCTCGGCGGTGCTCCGCGGGGCGGAGGTGCCGGAGGCGTCGCCGGTGGTCGCGCCCTCCGCGAGCCCCCTGGCGACGTGGCGGGGCGAGGACCGGCTCGCCGCTGTCGATCTCAGTGACGTCGACGGGCTCGAGGACGTCCGCTACGCCGTCGAGGTGGCCGCCGCGGGCGGGCACCCCCTGATGCTCGTCGGGCCGCGCGGCTCGGGCAAGACGTCCGTCGCCGAGCGGATCCCCACGATCCTCCCCGACCTGACGACCGAGCAGTCGCTCGAGGTCACCGCGCTGCACTCGGTCGCCGGCACGCTGCCCGACGGATCGGGACTGCTGCGGCGCCCACCCTGGTACGCGCCGCACCACTCGGCCAGTGGCGCCAGCGTGCTCGGCGGCGGCACGGGTCGGGTGCGCCCGGGGCAGGTGAGCCTCGCCCACCACGGGGTGCTGTTCCTCGACGAGTTCCCGCACTTCCGCGCCGACGTCGTCGAGGCCATGCGGCAGCCGATGGAGTGCGGTGAGGTGACGATCGCTCGCGGCGAGGAGTCCGCGACCTATCCCGCTCGCTCGCTGGTCGTCCTCGCAGCCAACTCCTGTCCCTGTGGCCGGTACCACGGCCTGTCGGGCGGCGCGTGCGAGTGCAGCCCCGTCCAGCGTCAGCACTACCTGCGCAAGCTCAGCGGCCCGATCGTCGACCGGGTCGACATCTGGATGGAGGTCCGCCCGCAGGCCCGGATGCCGCAGGTCGCCTACGCGCCGCCCAGCGAGTCCTCGGCCGACGTCCGCGCCCGGGTGACCGAGGCCCGCCAGCGGCAGGCTCGGCGCTTCCGCGACTGCGACTGGATGCTCAATGCCGCCGTCCCCGGTCCCGTGATCGAGACGCGGTGGCCCCTCACCCGGGAGGGGCAGGCCCTCGTGGACCAGGAGCTGGCCGACGGCAGGCTCACCCGTCGCGGGCTGACCCGCGTCCAGCGGCTGGCGTGGACGGTCGCCGACTGCGCCGGGGTGTCGCGTCCCGGGAGGGAGGAGGCCGCGCTCGCCCTGGCCCTGCGCTCGAGCGATCCGGCGCGGAGCCTGCCGGCACGGGTCGTCGCGGTGGCCGCGTCATGA
- a CDS encoding YraN family protein produces the protein MARPVSASPFARDPATERKRLLGQRGEAIAARHLTGLGMEVIDRNWRCDAGEIDLVLRDGRVLVVCEVKTRTSTAYGTPLEAIDQRKLDRLRRLAARWLRVHDCHPDDVRIDMVGVLAPPGLPVEIEHVEGAG, from the coding sequence ATGGCCCGACCCGTCAGCGCGTCCCCGTTCGCCCGCGACCCTGCCACCGAGCGCAAGCGCCTGCTGGGCCAGCGCGGTGAGGCCATCGCGGCACGACACCTGACCGGACTCGGCATGGAGGTGATCGACCGCAACTGGCGCTGCGACGCCGGCGAGATCGACCTCGTGCTGCGGGACGGCCGGGTGCTCGTCGTCTGCGAGGTGAAGACCCGCACCTCCACCGCCTACGGAACCCCGCTGGAGGCCATCGACCAGCGCAAGCTCGACCGGTTGCGGCGCCTGGCCGCCCGGTGGCTGCGGGTGCACGACTGCCATCCCGACGACGTCCGGATCGACATGGTCGGGGTCCTGGCCCCGCCCGGGCTCCCCGTCGAGATCGAGCACGTCGAGGGGGCCGGCTGA
- a CDS encoding DUF2469 domain-containing protein, which yields MSAEDLEKYETEMELTLYREYRDVVGIFKYVVETDRRFYLCNQVDVKARSESGDVFFEVSMSDAWVWDMYRPARFAKNVKVLTFKDVNVEELAAQEIDPPKD from the coding sequence ATGAGCGCCGAGGATCTCGAGAAGTACGAGACCGAGATGGAGCTCACCCTCTATCGCGAGTACCGCGACGTCGTGGGCATCTTCAAGTACGTCGTGGAGACCGACCGCCGCTTCTACCTCTGCAACCAGGTCGACGTGAAGGCCCGTTCGGAGAGCGGCGACGTGTTCTTCGAGGTGTCGATGAGCGACGCGTGGGTGTGGGACATGTACCGGCCCGCCCGCTTCGCCAAGAACGTGAAGGTGCTGACCTTCAAGGACGTCAACGTCGAGGAGCTGGCGGCCCAGGAGATCGACCCGCCGAAGGACTGA
- a CDS encoding ribonuclease HII, with product MTVRRDAGIYGYERALRRAGLEPIAGVDEAGRGACAGPLVAGAVILPPGKAGIVPGLADSKLLTEAARERVYAQVVRRAQAWSVVVIDSEECDRLGMHVANVEALRRAVARLSTRPSYVLTDGFPVDGLGVPGLAVWKGDRVAACIAAASVIAKVTRDRLMVGMHDDWPAYDFRTHKGYITSEHEAALAEHGPSPVHRMRFVNVRRAAGLEPMPEPALDPATSLGQDQPAPGADTVEEDA from the coding sequence GTGACCGTGCGCCGCGACGCCGGGATCTACGGCTACGAGCGCGCCCTGCGCCGGGCCGGCCTCGAGCCGATCGCGGGCGTCGACGAGGCCGGTCGTGGGGCGTGCGCGGGTCCGCTGGTCGCCGGCGCGGTGATCCTGCCGCCGGGGAAGGCGGGGATCGTCCCGGGCCTGGCGGACAGCAAGCTGCTGACCGAGGCCGCGCGCGAACGGGTCTACGCCCAGGTCGTGCGCCGGGCCCAGGCGTGGTCGGTCGTGGTCATCGACAGCGAGGAGTGCGACCGGCTCGGCATGCACGTCGCCAACGTCGAGGCGCTCCGCCGGGCGGTCGCCCGGCTGTCGACGCGCCCGTCGTACGTGCTGACCGACGGGTTCCCCGTCGACGGGCTCGGGGTCCCCGGCCTCGCGGTGTGGAAGGGCGACCGGGTCGCCGCCTGCATCGCCGCGGCCTCGGTCATCGCCAAGGTGACGCGTGACCGGCTCATGGTCGGCATGCACGACGACTGGCCGGCGTACGACTTCCGGACGCACAAGGGCTACATCACCTCCGAGCACGAGGCCGCCCTCGCCGAGCACGGCCCCTCGCCGGTCCACCGGATGCGGTTCGTCAACGTACGCCGCGCGGCGGGTCTCGAGCCGATGCCCGAGCCGGCGCTGGACCCGGCCACTAGTCTCGGGCAGGACCAGCCGGCACCGGGGGCCGACACCGTGGAGGAGGACGCATGA
- the lepB gene encoding signal peptidase I: protein MSGAGERKSRRSKRKQLPLWQETILLLGVALVLAVVIKTFFVQAFYIPSESMEPGLILNDRILIQKVSYWGDEAPERGDVVVFKDPGGWLPPMDSAGPTNPVAKVMAKIGLYPTGGHLVKRVIGVAGDTIECCDDRGRLMVNGQPLVEGAYVKRGGAACNGPMPTNGACDEKWSVGPIPDGHIFVMGDNRSRSADSSQKMCQSDETECVPGDEFVPVDLVVGKVFVLLWPADRFRWDTRPATFEDVPDPSP, encoded by the coding sequence GTGAGCGGTGCCGGCGAGCGGAAGTCGCGCCGCAGCAAGCGCAAGCAGCTGCCGTTGTGGCAGGAGACGATCCTGCTGCTCGGGGTCGCCCTGGTGCTGGCCGTGGTCATCAAGACCTTCTTCGTGCAGGCCTTCTACATCCCCTCGGAGTCGATGGAGCCGGGACTGATCCTCAACGACCGGATCCTGATCCAGAAGGTCTCCTACTGGGGCGACGAGGCGCCCGAGCGAGGCGACGTCGTGGTCTTCAAGGACCCCGGCGGCTGGCTCCCACCGATGGACTCCGCGGGTCCGACCAACCCGGTCGCGAAGGTGATGGCCAAGATCGGCCTCTACCCGACCGGCGGACACCTGGTGAAGCGCGTCATCGGTGTCGCCGGTGACACGATCGAGTGCTGCGACGACCGGGGCCGCCTGATGGTCAACGGGCAGCCGCTCGTGGAGGGCGCCTACGTCAAGCGCGGCGGCGCGGCGTGCAACGGCCCGATGCCGACCAACGGTGCGTGCGACGAGAAGTGGTCGGTCGGGCCCATCCCCGACGGCCACATCTTCGTCATGGGCGACAACCGTTCGCGCTCGGCCGACTCCTCCCAGAAGATGTGCCAGTCCGACGAGACCGAGTGCGTGCCCGGCGACGAGTTCGTCCCGGTCGACCTGGTCGTCGGCAAGGTCTTCGTCCTCCTGTGGCCCGCCGACCGCTTCCGCTGGGACACCCGTCCGGCCACGTTCGAGGACGTGCCGGACCCGTCACCGTGA